AAGAAAATGACAACCAGGCTTCAGCAGTAGTACCTAAAGCTTCTTCTCAAGAACAAGCTCAAGCAGGTACCACAGATGGTGGGCAAGTGGCTGAAGCAACAACACCAGCTTCTCAAGTTGGAGGAGTTGAAGGTGGTCGAGGTGCTTGGACAGCTACTTCTGGAACATTGACACTTGATGAGGAAACCCCTGTATATGCTGCACCAGATAAAGACAGTGAGGTTGTTTCTAAAATGCCTGCAGGTGATGTTGATTGGGATAAATATGAAATTTTACCTGATGGAAACTGGTATAGTTTTGTCAAAGATGGGCAACGTTATTATATTTCATATTCAGATGTAGGGCATTGATAAATGATTAAGAAGTCTTTATAAACCACTTTTCAAGTCTATCAAGGCTTTAAGAAAAACATGAAATAAAAAAGACAGTAACTATTCTGAAGTTACTGTCTTATTTTGGTCTTACGAAAACCACTAGCTATTCTAGTGGTCCCAAAAATTATTAAGCTATGTAGCAAAAAATACTAGAAACAGACTATTCAAATGCAAAACCTAAGTCGATTAAAGAGGTTAAAATTAAAAGTCGAGACTTACTTACAAAATCTTATGGTTTGAGAAAAGAGATGATTTGCACTACGAGTGGTAATCGTAGATTTAGGGTATTTTTCCAATATGCTATTTACATTATGTAACCCAAGACCTCTTCCTTTCCCTTTACTAGAGTACCCCCTAGCAAAAATATGACTAACATCCACTTTTTCTGATTTTATACTATTTTCAACGATAAGTACCAATGAATCATCATTATTTATGAAAACAACAGTCATTCTAGGACTTGTGGCTTTAATGGTGGCTTCAATGGCATTATCACAAAGGACAGAAAGAACAGTTATGAAATCTAGTAATTCTATCCTAAAATTACTAACAGGTTCTTCAATCTCAACAGAAATTGAAATTCCCCTATTTTGTGCCTCAAGTAATTTAGCGGAAAGAATACTTTTGATAGCATCATTCTTAATATTACTAAGTTTAGCAATATCAAACTTACTATCATAGAATTGGGTTCCACTATCTCTAAGTACGCCATTGTATACAGTTTTAATAGCTTCAATATCTTGATTATCAATTCCTAATTTTAGACTGGTCAAAATATTAATGTAGTCATGACGGAAACTTCTAATTTCCTCATAAAGTGATTCAACATGATGACTATAGATAGCTAGTTCATTTAGTTGAGTATCTTTTTGATCAATTATTTCCTTCTCTAGTTTTTCTTTTGAAATTGCATTGAGATAGAGTAGCATTACAAAAAACAGAACAATATAAAAGTTATTAATATGTCCTCTCCAGTTATCTGCATCAGCTAATTTGTCTCTATAAATAACAAGTAAAGAAACTAAGAGCATATATACAAACATAGAGATGTTGATCAGTAATAATAAATACTTGAAATAGTAACGCTTGAAACCTTCTTTTATTTCGTCAAAATCTAACCTAAGAGATTTTACTATGAGTAAATGGAGAGGGAAAACCAGTAATTGAATTAAGATATCATACCAACTTAGTTTGACTTCATTGAAGACAGAGACTCCTAGTAGAGGGAAAACGTAGAATGCTAACATTCTACCTAGCAAGCTTTCAACGATAACGGGGTACAAGCCATAAAAAATATCAAGTGTTTTACTACCATACTTATTTTGATATATATTATAAGCAATAAAGATAAAAAAGAAAGCAAAGTACCCAACAGGAGGACATATGATGAGGAGTAGAACATACAAAAATGGACCAATAATACACCACAAAGGTTTGATTGGTTGGTTACTAACCTGTTGAAACAGTAACAATGCTACTAATATCTTAGAATAGAACAGCAATAAATTTATAACTATATCCATAGAAACACCTTAGCTTTTCAGAGATTTAACTTTTTCTAGGAGGCCCTTATATTTCGTACGCGAAATGGGACATTCATTATTATTTTCAAACATTACCATTTTCTCTTCTTTATTGATCTTAACGATATTTTCAGGATTAACGATAAATGAACGATGGCATCGAAATAGGCGGTCATCAGCTCGTTCAACTTCTGAAATACTGGCGTAGAACTCCATGCGTTCTTCTTTAGTATGCAAAATAACTTTATGTATTGTTGGAGATGTTTCAAAAAATAAGATATTGTTAAAAGGAACTTGAACGTGAGCCGTAGCTGTTTCAAAAGTAAAAGAATCTTGGGCAATAGTGGCACCCATTTTATCCATGGTATATTCAATTGCTAAATGAACACGTTCATAAAACTTTTCATCATCCAAAGCTTTATCAATAAAATCTAGTGCAGCAACTCTATATTTAAAAGTGACTGGCATAAATTCTGAATGTGTTGTTACAAAAACAATTGTTGCATTAGGGTCTTTTTTCCGAATTTCTTTTGCAATGTCTAGCCCCTTTTTTTCTTCTCCTTTAATTTCAATATCTAAAAAGAAAAGTTGATGAGAACCTCTTTCGGTAATCGCATCAAGTAACTGGCTAGGTTTTCCAAAAATCTCAGGTCCTTTACATTTTAGAGATTTTTTTGCAATAACATCCTTAATAACAGTCTCTATTCGTGTTTGTTGTAAAAATTCGTCTTCTAAAATAAAAATATTTAACAATTAGTGTACTCTCCATTCGATAAAATATTTAGTACTGTAGTAAAAGACATTGAAGTCTTTTTCCAGTATGAAAATATATTTGTTTTGTTTTTTTAGGACGTCTAAATAAAAATCCATGTTTCTTTGCAAATACAGATAATTTTCCCTAACATGCAGTACACATATAAGTATGGAAACTTTTAAGTAATGATAGTAAAACCGGTATATCGTAACAGTTCTAGAAACTATTATATCGGTATACTTTTACTGAAAATGACAAAAAATGAACCGTTTATGATATATGACAAATTAAATGGTATAACCAAGCTATAATAAAAATAGGAATTGGAGGTGAAGTATGTTCAATATTGTGAGGCACTTTTGGTTGTTGATAACTGTTAAAAAGTATATTAAAAAATATAAGTTAAAAGTTAAAGTTAACAATCATTTTAATTCTATAAGGATTACTACAGCAACTAACACTCTTTATTTTATCACATTTACAAAGAATTGTAATTATGGAAAAAAGTTAAAAAAATTAGGAGGAGTAACGTTTATGCACAAATTATTTTATTGACAGCGAATATTGATTATAACAAAATATTTAATGAACATCTCGAACTATTAGGTGTCATTGATATCAAAAAGTCATTAGCGAATACCTCTAATGAAATTAGTGATTATCTAGATTATTTTTTTAATATCGAAAAGGTGCACTAACCTCCATGTACATGTAAACTGTACTTGAGGTTATTTTTTTATCATCAGATTAAATAGTTTTTCGATGTTTTATCGTAATAAACGTTTTGTTTAGGTAGTGTAAAATAAGTTATGTAAACTTAAAAAGGAATAAATACGTTATATTAGAGTTGCAATACCTTACTAGAAAGAGATTTATTCCTATGGTTCAGTTTACCACAGAATTACTTAACTTCTTAGCCCAAAAGAGGTATAGCGGTATATCAAAAAAGTCCCCCTAAAGTGTTATATTAGATAAGGTTTCCCGACCACTAACTAATATACAAAAGGAGGACCCCTGATGAGACAGGATAATAATAGTTTAGCACATACTACATGGAATTGTAAGTATCATATTGTTTTCGCACCGAAATATAGACGTCAGATAATCTATGGGAAATACAAAGCAAGTATAGGTCAAATCTTACGATTATTATGTGAAAGAAAAGGTGTTGAAATACATGAAGCAGAAGCTTGCCCAGATCATATTCACATGTTGGTGAGTATACCACCGAAACTAAGTATTTCTTCATTTATGGGATATTTAAAGGGCAAAAGTAGCTTAATGATATTTGATCGACACGCTAATTTAAAGTATAAATATGGGAATCGCAAATTTTGGTGTCGAGGGTTTTATGTTGATACGGTTGGACGAAATCAGAAACGAATTGAAGAATATATTCGTAATCAATTACAAGAAGACGTGATAGCAGATCAGCTAAGTCTATTTGAGGAGTACGATCCGTTTACAGGTGAGAAGAATAAAAGAAAGTAATCTTAAAGAGACCCGCTAGACGGGTCAGCTAGCAAAGGTGGTGCTGAAGGGAAACCATTCGGTAGGCCTTTAGGCCTCGGCCGGTAGCAGAGGCTTTCAGCCGAAGAGCAAGCCACCCGTTCTCACGGGTGGTTTTGACTTTTGCGTTTCGGAGGTAATTATGCAAAAGGAAGAACAGTCATCACGTCAAATCGTGAAGAGCCATATCATGACCATCATGGGAGTTGATAATCTAAAAGCAACTCAACTGGTAAATGAAATGGAACAAACAGGTTTAATCTGATTTGATGAATTCGGGAATTTTGGAATTTTAGTCTTGGAGGGATAATCATGAAACGTATTACTGCTAATCAATTTCAGACATCAGAGCGTTATTATAAACTCCCAAAAGTCTTGTTTAAAGATTACGCTAAAAAATACGGTCACGAGAACTTTACCATGAGAAACTGGGCAGATTTTCAATACTATAAGGATAAGACGTTGGATTTGGTGATTGCGGTCACAACAGCGAAGTTTACCCTTTTTAATATCCAATCGGTGATTGATTTGACGCAAAAAGACTCTATGGACTTGAAAACGTGGGGCACTCAGAAGACTATGGTCTATCTTGTTATTCCAGATAATGATACTACCTTTCGTTTTCTATCTGCTTTATTTTTCTCTATGGTTTTCTCCACTTTGACCAGACAGGCTGATGTGGACTTTAAAGGGCAACTGCCTATCCATGTTAGAAGCTATCTGGATGAGTTTGCTAATGTCGGAGAAATCCCAGACTTCGCCGAACAAACCTCAACAGTTAGCTCTTGGAATATGAGTCTAGTACCAATCTTGCAAAATATCGCCCAACTCTTTCTCATTTACTGGGAAGGAAATAGTGGTGATAAACTACTTGAACGTCAGACACGAGCCAGTGAGTGGTATTACCAAATTGAAAAAGACTTTAGTCAACCCAACGGCGGGACAGCACAAAGTGATCTAAAAGCACTTGAAGCTGTACGAGGAGACCTTTTTGAAAACTCTATTCCAGGAGGTGGTGATGGTATGGGTTACGCTTACGGCCAATGTACTTGGGGAGTCACAGCCCGTATTAACCAACTGGGTCTAAAACTCAAAGGAAAAAACGGTGAGAAGATTCCAATTATCAGTACCATGGGCAATGGCCAAGATTGGGTACGAACAGCCGCAAGTCTCGGTGGGGAGACAGGGACAAGTCCACAAGCAGGAGCTATTATTTCCTTTGCGGGAGGAGGACATGGCACACCAGCAGAATACGGACATGTGGCTTTCATCGAAAAACTCTACCCAAATGGCTCATTCCTTATCTCCGAAACCAATTACAATGGCAATCCAAATCATACCTTCCGTAAATTATCTGGAGTGGATAGTAACTTGAGTTTTGCGTATACGACGAAATAAAAAAGGATATGCTAACAATGACTTGATTTGTTAGCATATTGTTTTGGAGGTGGTGATATGGATTTGTTAGAGAAACCCGTTTATAATTATATTAAAAATAATCATGGAGTAATAACTTTTCGTGATATGGAAGAGCTTAACTTTTCTTATCAATAACTGAATCAATTAGTCTCAAAAGGGAAAGTGGAATCAATTGAAAAAGGTATCTATCATCTGCCAGATACCTATATCGATGACTATTTTAGTTTACAGTACCGTTTTCCAAAAGGAATTTATTCCTTAGAAACAGCACTTTGGTTACATGGTCTGTCCCTTACCATTCCATTTGAGCCTGTGATGACTTTTCCTTTCGGGACAAATACGAGGCCAATGAAAGAGGCTGGTGTCAAGCCAATTGTCGCTAGAAAGTATCATGAAATCGGTATTATTAGACTGGAGCGACAGGCTGGACAGTTTATCTCAGTATATGATATGGAACGAACATTAGTGGTGTGTTTGAGAACAGCTTATCATGTCGATATTCAAGTTATTGCTCCAGCTTTTCAAGCTTACTTTAAAAAAGGAGCTGTTGATTATGCCAAGTTGTATCACTATGCACAACTATTTAAAGTAACCGAAAAACTACAATCATATGTGGAGGTCTTGTCGTGAAATTTTCAAATGCTAATAGTTTCAAAGCTAAAATCAAGAATATTGCAAAAGAAAAAGGGATCTCTTTCTCAAAAGATTAGTCAAATATTTGAAGAATACGGTGCGAATATGTTGGATGTATTCGGTTGTTATATGTATAAATTAAACAATCGTGTTATAATGAAACCATATAGAATTTTAAGTTTTCTCAAAAACTTTTTATAACTAAGAACACATAAGGAGGTAAAATGGTGAAGCATTCTAAAAGAACGAAAGTTTTTCAGCTTTCACTCGTCATCATATTTATTTTAGTCTTGTTAGGGCTCTTTGTTCCCCAGCAGTTTCAAAATATTAGTTCTTACTTAAAAAATCTCTTAACAACTAGTGTTGGCTGGTTTTACTTGTTATTGGTTACGGGGATTTTAATTTTTTGTGTCTTTTTAATTGTAAGTCCGATAGGGCAGATTCGCTTGGGTAATCCCACGAGTCGGCCAGAGCATTCGACGACGTCATGGATTGCCATGATGTTTTCTGCTGGAATGGGGATTGGTCTGGTCTTTTATGGGGCAGCAGAGCCTTTGAGTCACTTTGCTATCTCGACGCCCAATGCAGAAATAGGCAGTGCGGATGCTCTCGCAGATGCTTTTCGTTTTACTTTTTTTCACTGGGGATTTCATGCTTGGGCGGTCTATGCCCTGGTGGGATTGTCTTTGGCTTATTTTGGCTTTCGTAAACGGGAGAAATATCAGCTCTCAGTCGTCTTTAAGCCTCTTTTTGGAAAATATGCGGACGGACCAATAGCAACCATTATCGATACCATCACCATTATTGCGACAGTGATTGGGGTAGCGACAACGCTCGGCTTTGGTGCCTCACAAATCAATGGTGGTCTCTCCTATGTCTTTGGTATTCCTAATAATAGTCTTGTGCAAGTCATCATTATCATCATTGCGACAATTCTTTTTATTATTTCTGCCTTATCAGGTTTAGGAAAGGGTGTTAAAATCCTATCTAATACAAACTTGATTTTAGCTATTGTCTTGCTTGCTGGAGTCATAGTTTTGGGGCCAACGGTTAAGATATTTGACACCATGACAGACTCTATCGGCCTTTATTTTCAAAACTTCTTCCGTATGAGTTTTCGGGCGGCGGCTTTTGATGAGACCAAGCGGGCTTGGATTAACCAATGGACCATTTTTTACTGGGCATGGTGGATTTCCTGGTCACCTTTTGTGGGCGTCTTTATTGCCCGTATCTCAAAAGGTCGGACTATTCGCGAATTTTTGACAGTAGTGCTTTTGGCACCAACAGTCCTTAGTTTTATCTGGTTTTCTGCTTTTGGTACCTTATCTACTTCACTACAAGATTCGGGGGTTGATTTGATACGTTTTGCCACAGAAGAAATTCTTTTTGCCTCTTTTAATGAATATCCTCTGGGAAGTGTCCTTTCACTCCTGGCAATTATTTTAGTTTTAACCTTCTTTGTGACCTCGGCGGATTCTGCCACCTATGTTTTGGCCATGTTGTCTGAAGATGGCAATCTAAATCCAAGTAATCGTAAAAAGGTGGTTTGGGGTGTCATGCTGGCCTTGATTGCTATTGCACTCATGTTTTCTGGTGGATTGACAGCTTTACAAAACACGCTCATTATTGTCGCTTTTCCATTTTCCATAGTACTAGTGTTGATGATGTGGTCGCTTATGAAAGAGTTATATCACGAAAAAGAGCAAATGGGACTCGCCATTACACCAGACCGGTATCCTGAGAAGAATCAACCGTTTAAATCTTATGAGGAAAATTAGGAGGATGGCATGGAGTTAAGAGTGCTTCGTTATTTTATTACTATTGCTGAGGAGGGGAGTATCTCCAAGGCAGCTGAGAAGCTGATGATTACTCAGCCGACACTCAGTCGTCAGTTAAAAGATTTATAGCAGGAACTTGGTGAACCTCTTTTTATCCGTGAACATAAACAAATGATTCTCACAGAAGCTGGACATTTCCTCAAGGATAGAGCAGTGGATATCCTAGAGTTAAGTATGCAGACCGAGGAGGAATTTGAGCGTCGCAGACAGGCTCTATTTTCTGGACAGAAAGCTATCGGTTGCATTGAATCTGAGAGTAGCCAGTTGTTGGGTGGAATAATTGAGGATTTGCTTATCGATTATCCGCATGTGAATTTTCAGCTTTATAGTGGAACAAGTGATGATATTCAGGATAAGTTGGATAAAGGGATTTTGGATTTCGGTATACTTTTAACCCCAGTTAATGTAGATTGGTATCAAAGTCATTTTTTGCCTGTGAAGGAGCGATGGGGAGTCTTGGTAGGTAGCCATTCCCATCTGGCCAAATTTCCAAGAGTGACTGTCACAGATATGGAAAACATCCCAGTGATTTTCCCAAACCGAAAGGAAATCAAG
The DNA window shown above is from Streptococcus salivarius and carries:
- a CDS encoding LysR family transcriptional regulator substrate-binding protein encodes the protein MILTEAGHFLKDRAVDILELSMQTEEEFERRRQALFSGQKAIGCIESESSQLLGGIIEDLLIDYPHVNFQLYSGTSDDIQDKLDKGILDFGILLTPVNVDWYQSHFLPVKERWGVLVGSHSHLAKFPRVTVTDMENIPVIFPNRKEIKDFLIPWARGHQDNMVVIGSSNLAFNAIPLVEHEIGALVCIEGAVKNRINAEVTFVPMEPSLYSEMILVWKESRYLSLVAQEFLKRIKVYYPAELF
- a CDS encoding response regulator transcription factor, giving the protein MLNIFILEDEFLQQTRIETVIKDVIAKKSLKCKGPEIFGKPSQLLDAITERGSHQLFFLDIEIKGEEKKGLDIAKEIRKKDPNATIVFVTTHSEFMPVTFKYRVAALDFIDKALDDEKFYERVHLAIEYTMDKMGATIAQDSFTFETATAHVQVPFNNILFFETSPTIHKVILHTKEERMEFYASISEVERADDRLFRCHRSFIVNPENIVKINKEEKMVMFENNNECPISRTKYKGLLEKVKSLKS
- a CDS encoding CHAP domain-containing protein; the protein is MTANQFQTSERYYKLPKVLFKDYAKKYGHENFTMRNWADFQYYKDKTLDLVIAVTTAKFTLFNIQSVIDLTQKDSMDLKTWGTQKTMVYLVIPDNDTTFRFLSALFFSMVFSTLTRQADVDFKGQLPIHVRSYLDEFANVGEIPDFAEQTSTVSSWNMSLVPILQNIAQLFLIYWEGNSGDKLLERQTRASEWYYQIEKDFSQPNGGTAQSDLKALEAVRGDLFENSIPGGGDGMGYAYGQCTWGVTARINQLGLKLKGKNGEKIPIISTMGNGQDWVRTAASLGGETGTSPQAGAIISFAGGGHGTPAEYGHVAFIEKLYPNGSFLISETNYNGNPNHTFRKLSGVDSNLSFAYTTK
- a CDS encoding BCCT family transporter, encoding MVKHSKRTKVFQLSLVIIFILVLLGLFVPQQFQNISSYLKNLLTTSVGWFYLLLVTGILIFCVFLIVSPIGQIRLGNPTSRPEHSTTSWIAMMFSAGMGIGLVFYGAAEPLSHFAISTPNAEIGSADALADAFRFTFFHWGFHAWAVYALVGLSLAYFGFRKREKYQLSVVFKPLFGKYADGPIATIIDTITIIATVIGVATTLGFGASQINGGLSYVFGIPNNSLVQVIIIIIATILFIISALSGLGKGVKILSNTNLILAIVLLAGVIVLGPTVKIFDTMTDSIGLYFQNFFRMSFRAAAFDETKRAWINQWTIFYWAWWISWSPFVGVFIARISKGRTIREFLTVVLLAPTVLSFIWFSAFGTLSTSLQDSGVDLIRFATEEILFASFNEYPLGSVLSLLAIILVLTFFVTSADSATYVLAMLSEDGNLNPSNRKKVVWGVMLALIAIALMFSGGLTALQNTLIIVAFPFSIVLVLMMWSLMKELYHEKEQMGLAITPDRYPEKNQPFKSYEEN
- the tnpA gene encoding IS200/IS605 family transposase, encoding MRQDNNSLAHTTWNCKYHIVFAPKYRRQIIYGKYKASIGQILRLLCERKGVEIHEAEACPDHIHMLVSIPPKLSISSFMGYLKGKSSLMIFDRHANLKYKYGNRKFWCRGFYVDTVGRNQKRIEEYIRNQLQEDVIADQLSLFEEYDPFTGEKNKRK
- a CDS encoding transcriptional regulator — encoded protein: MKTTTKLIGILSALIVVILAIFLVTKFNSHESARVSSSSSSVRTVKKSSSSSSKAVKKDKKAAQSSSSAVSSKENDNQASAVVPKASSQEQAQAGTTDGGQVAEATTPASQVGGVEGGRGAWTATSGTLTLDEETPVYAAPDKDSEVVSKMPAGDVDWDKYEILPDGNWYSFVKDGQRYYISYSDVGH
- a CDS encoding sensor histidine kinase, which encodes MDIVINLLLFYSKILVALLLFQQVSNQPIKPLWCIIGPFLYVLLLIICPPVGYFAFFFIFIAYNIYQNKYGSKTLDIFYGLYPVIVESLLGRMLAFYVFPLLGVSVFNEVKLSWYDILIQLLVFPLHLLIVKSLRLDFDEIKEGFKRYYFKYLLLLINISMFVYMLLVSLLVIYRDKLADADNWRGHINNFYIVLFFVMLLYLNAISKEKLEKEIIDQKDTQLNELAIYSHHVESLYEEIRSFRHDYINILTSLKLGIDNQDIEAIKTVYNGVLRDSGTQFYDSKFDIAKLSNIKNDAIKSILSAKLLEAQNRGISISVEIEEPVSNFRIELLDFITVLSVLCDNAIEATIKATSPRMTVVFINNDDSLVLIVENSIKSEKVDVSHIFARGYSSKGKGRGLGLHNVNSILEKYPKSTITTRSANHLFSQTIRFCK
- a CDS encoding LysR family transcriptional regulator → MELRVLRYFITIAEEGSISKAAEKLMITQPTLSRQLKDL